Proteins encoded by one window of Aspergillus chevalieri M1 DNA, chromosome 6, nearly complete sequence:
- a CDS encoding fanconi-associated nuclease 1 (COG:S;~EggNog:ENOG410PJWP;~InterPro:IPR011856,IPR014883,IPR033315;~PFAM:PF08774;~go_function: GO:0003676 - nucleic acid binding [Evidence IEA];~go_function: GO:0004518 - nuclease activity [Evidence IEA];~go_function: GO:0016788 - hydrolase activity, acting on ester bonds [Evidence IEA];~go_process: GO:0036297 - interstrand cross-link repair [Evidence IEA]), giving the protein MSLLDYWGKQGSSVKRRKVSGDDQKEDNVLREKSSIDRASLETDSPAIPLDGDIPADENQPPNSQTELESSLPAIETDNQTIDEYGTSHAVQDEPDLRQRMQNSTWQKGKSSIYVDAFNLALETVLTEEAHLFNDVEMEVFRQWKELSYEAQYLYVRLFLRKTSAWHRINQLGYPDIGDLDASVAELQRGRGLPVLSEAENANPADVESNSELNGEFTFADSSESITTLEEASSLLLLDELKSFATDVKVQGKSKKELLMAFRQSTQTQTGLDWNPGKTGARSPSVYRDSHYVEKILDYTGDCIKLSAGPRVLFERVHLVFYRSTEWTEKSLTTIILAKTSRKSFPSYIVCRSNSIFPSRSTLLEFESALRTQFEIDNILQFNGPPDLQRVKYLCGKVYPRWKELLAQEQQKEATLYECGEGAYLRRFSPAWVYTRIIHKGLHPLGRFKEHKQEHEILTELLDQRLFHAARRGGWYQRKALLEEHYMWNLSPFDGRSEENQRKHWKRIALRTCEEGLEDSSSHLIYHYDLQKRVMKLEKALKVPKREQHDFGYAVLAKPAERTVDGIRIEQEDTPRDNGSKRGRPTIWVDEKEGSECRVEQVCLNWYMDHGWKGYHSEGGIVRTLFGLLFYDILFTYIPNVFQTPFQTSPLDLHTDTFYLSRASEINYRLVEITNGAAEKLIRTVYTTHSPRQPCAVGINWSFPLEDLVEIAQCFRGEALATICKVLAQEYQQRGGGIPDLILWSAERREVMFVEVKSENDRLSDTQRLWIHVLVGAGVRVELCNCVAR; this is encoded by the exons ATGTCCCTGCTGGACTACTGGGGGAAGCAGGGGTCTTCCGTGAAACGCAGGAAGGTTTCCGGTGATGACCAGAAAGAGGACAATGTACTACGCGAAAAGAGTTCTATAGATCGCGCATCGTTAGAGACTGATTCACCAGCGATACCTCTAGACGGTGATATTCCCGCCGACGAGAATCAACCTCCAAATAGCCAAACGGAACTAGAATCTTCACTCCCAGCCATTGAAACAGACAACCAGACAATAGACGAATATGGAACCTCGCATGCTGTGCAAGATGAACCAGACCTGCGCCAACGAATGCAAAACAGCACCTGGCAGAAAGGCAAAAGCTCTATATACGTGGATGCCTTCAATCTAGCACTAGAAACAGTGTTAACTGAGGAGGCCCATTTATTCAATGACGTTGAAATGGAGGTATTCCGGCAATGGAAGGAGTTGTCGTATGAGGCGCAGTATTT ATACGTACGGCTTTTTCTCCGGAAAACTTCCGCGTGGCATCGTATTAACCAGCTTGGTTATCCGGATATTGGGGATTTGGATGCTTCGGTGGCTGAGCTCCAGCGCGGCCGCGGCCTTCCTGTGCTGTCTGAGGCCGAGAATGCGAATCCGGCGGATGTTGAGTCTAATTCGGAACTCAATGGCGAATTCACGTTCGCCGATAGTAGCGAATCAATAACGACGCTGGAAGAAGCGTCTTCGCTACTATTACTGGACGAGCTGAAAAGCTTTGCAACTGACGTGAAGGTCCAAGGGAAGAGCAAGAAAGAGTTATTGATGGCATTTCGACAGTCAACCCAGACGCAGACGGGACTTGATTGGAATCCTGGTAAAACGGGTGCCCGAAGTCCGTCTGTGTATCGGGATAGCCACTATGTCGAGAAAATCCTCGATTACACTGGCGACTGTATCAAGCTTAGCGCTGGCCCGAGGGTCTTGTTTGAACGAGTACATTTGGTGTTCTATAGGTCTACGGAGTGGACGGAGAAATCTCTTACGACTATTATTCTTGCGAAGACTTCGCGGAAGAGTTTCCCGAGTTATATCGTGTGTCGCTCTAATTCGATTTTCCCGTCTAGGTCGACTCTTCTGGAGTTTGAGTCAGCATTGCGAACACAGTTCGAAATCGACAATATCCTGCAATTTAATGGACCCCCGGACTTGCAACGGGTCAAATATCTTTGCGGCAAGGTCTATCCTCGATGGAAAGAATTATTAGCTCAAGAACAACAGAAAGAAGCTACTTTGTACGAGTGCGGAGAAGGAGCTTATCTACGTCGCTTCTCGCCGGCTTGGGTTTATACCAGGATCATTCATAAGGGCCTACATCCCTTGGGGCGCTTCAAGGAGCATAAGCAAGAACACGAAATCCTCACCGAACTACTTGATCAACGCCTATTCCACGCTGCGCGTCGTGGAGGATGGTATCAGCGAAAGGCGCTTTTGGAAGAACATTACATGTGGAACCTTAGTCCATTCGATGGTCGCAGTGAAGAGAATCAGCGAAAGCACTGGAAGAGGATTGCGCTTCGGACCTGCGAGGAAGGCCTGGAGGATTCGAGTAGTCATCTAATATACCACTACGACTTACAAAAGCGGGTTATGAAACTCGAGAAAGCTTTGAAAGTGCCCAAACGAGAGCAACATGATTTTGGATACGCCGTCTTGGCTAAACCTGCAGAACGGACCGTTGATGGCATACGTATCGAGCAGGAGGATACGCCTCGCGATAATGGGTCTAAACGAGGTCGTCCAACAATCTGGGTAGACGAGAAGGAGGGCAGCGAATGCAGAGTTGAGCAGGTATGTCTGAACTGGTACATGGACCATGGATGGAAAGGTTACCATTCAGAGGGCGGTATCGTTCGAACATTG ttcGGCCTCTTATTCTACGACATTCTCTTCACCTACATCCCCAATGTTTTTCAAACCCCTTTTCAAACCAGCCCCCTCGACCTCCACACAGACACCTTCTACCTCTCCCGCGCCTCCGAAATAAACTACCGCCTCGTCGAAATAACAAACGGCGCCGCCGAAAAACTCATCCGCACGGTCTACACCACCCACTCCCCGCGCCAACCCTGTGCCGTCGGCATAAACTGGTCCTTCCCGCTGGAAGACCTGGTTGAAATCGCGCAGTGTTTTCGTGGCGAGGCGTTGGCGACGATCTGTAAGGTTCTGGCGCAGGAGTATCAGCAGAGGGGTGGGGGAATTCCGGATTTGATACTTTGGAGCGcggagaggagggaggttATGTTTGTGGAGGTCAAGTCGGAGAATGATCGGTTGAGTGATACGCAGAGGCTGTGGATTCATGTGCTTGTTGGGGCGGGAGTTAGGGTTGAGCTTTGTAATTGTGTTGCTAGATAG
- a CDS encoding uncharacterized protein (SECRETED:SignalP(1-18)), which translates to MKVSAILSTMMVAGLVSAAPPGVRPTDIQAPAPGAPTDLPVPHDKRGDIPPPPKDTQVPPPPQPTDDKQKRGDAPPKDTQLPPPPKPTDDKEKRGDVPPPKDTQVPPPPKDGDKNKRGDAPPAPKDTQVPPPPKPTDDKQKRGDAPPPPKNTEVPPPTKPEDDKQKRGDAPPPKDTKIPPPPQPTDDKEKRGDVPPPPKDTKAPPKPEDDKNKRDEVPPPKNTEVPPPKPTDDKEKRGDAPPAPKDTKIPPPPKDDDKEKRGDVPPPPKDTKAPPKPQPANN; encoded by the coding sequence ATGAAGGTCTCCGCCATTCTCTCTACCATGATGGTTGCCGGACTAGTGTCCGCTGCCCCTCCGGGTGTCCGCCCTACCGACATCCAGGCTCCTGCTCCTGGCGCTCCGACTGACCTGCCTGTGCCGCACGACAAGCGTGGCGACATCCCCCCTCCTCCTAAGGACACCCAGgtgcctcctcctccccagcctACCGACGACAAGCAGAAGCGTGGTGATGCTCCTCCGAAGGACACCCAGCTTCCTCCCCCTCCTAAGCCTACCGACGACAAGGAGAAGCGTGGAGACGTTCCCCCTCCCAAGGACACCCAGGTGCCTCCTCCTCCCAAGGATGGTGACAAGAACAAGCGTGGCGACGCTCCTCCCGCCCCGAAGGACACTCAggtccctcctcctcctaaGCCTACCGATGACAAGCAGAAGCGCGGTGAcgctcctcctcccccgaagAACACCGAGGTGCCCCCTCCTACCAAGCCTGAGGACGACAAGCAGAAGCGTGGCGACGCTCCTCCCCCGAAGGACACCAAgatccctcctcctccccagcctACCGACGACAAGGAGAAGCGCGGTGACGTCCCCCCTCCTCCTAAGGACACCAAGGCTCCCCCCAAGCCTGAGGATGACAAGAACAAGCGCGACGAAGTCCCTCCCCCGAAGAACACCGAGGTGCCCCCTCCCAAGCCCACCGACGACAAGGAGAAGCGTGGTGATGCCCCTCCTGCCCCGAAGGACACCAAGatccctccccctcccaaGGATGATGACAAGGAGAAGCGCGGTGACGTCCCCCCTCCTCCTAAGGACACCAAGGCTCCCCCCAAGCCTCAGCCCGCTAACAACTAA
- the SDC1 gene encoding DPY30/SDC1 family protein (COG:S;~EggNog:ENOG410PTFD;~InterPro:IPR007858,IPR037856;~PFAM:PF05186;~go_component: GO:0044666 - MLL3/4 complex [Evidence IEA];~go_component: GO:0048188 - Set1C/COMPASS complex [Evidence IEA]): MANESPLAGTPVANDSLTTPQTQTQAAQAQSQTPGRPGGAPARVYMNEKIVPYLLEGMKGVAKEQPANPLRVLGEFLIQKSAEVEGKSPE; this comes from the exons ATGGCAAACGAAAGTCCTCTCGCAGGCACGCCCGTCGCCAACGACTCCCTTACCACCCCCCAAACCCAAACCCAAGCAGCGCAAGCGCAATCCCAGACACCAGGACGCCCCGGCGGCGCCCCCGCGCGCGTGTACATGAACGAGAAGATCGTGCCGTATCTACTGGAGGGGATGAAGGGGGTTGCTAAGGAACA ACCAGCGAATCCGCTGCGCGTGCTTGGGGAGTTTCTTATTCAGAAGAGTGCCGAGGTTGAGGGGAAGTCGCCTGAGTAG
- the NTO1 gene encoding putative PHD finger domain protein (BUSCO:EOG092618M2;~COG:B,K;~EggNog:ENOG410PFPU;~InterPro:IPR019542,IPR019787,IPR019786,IPR011011, IPR034732,IPR001965,IPR013083;~PFAM:PF10513,PF13832,PF00628,PF13771,PF13831), whose translation MAPLLSVKRHPGPGRPPRNPPKQEPSEGPPLKKRKYVPGGPGGGGRFIEYEVKEVQSAKAAKPTKPAKPAKPTPVRRTSSVSRSRTARETPRESELQPVQHLPPPSSAPVPTTPPSARLRRDKTQNRGRFGSSTSAALALQQGDGYKPREERGWEEFHPELDIDARIAVFSADEVDGPRPSAATPHAPTANGEQIPIPDHLRANADIPSPTPPKRRPGRPPRRPDAMLHGLGNPNEPKVVPPPGPNPRERLTLPKPSFRIRDPFVFYDLPGVGQANYVDRTMANVGYQESDIFLRHDRQLIRMSEAAQEDDLDVINPTGVEGEVNAAVGRVEYDMDEQDEKWLEEYNAKRRLDQLEPIKPAVFEITMTKIEKEWHALEKRIPKPNPKPPQTHRPRSSSAAAVNGETTGSGEEQDSKCAICDDGDCENSNAIVFCDGCDLAVHQECYGVPFIPEGQWLCRKCQLVGRGSVNCIFCPNTEGAFKQTTTSKWSHLLCAIWIPEVSIGNPSLMEPITDIEKVPRSRWKLHCYICRQRMGASIQCSNKHCFVAFHVTCARRAQLYLKMKAGNGTPGLMDSHLLKAFCDKHVPPEWRREHGTDVATAEAMEYYRETMQGRRWGDSQAAALSLEPTHPTNCDHMHDDGQRSGPRLTLTVGGNKRKRPTVPRTVWKLPSGAPVIPQVVLNSVVASLQRFGVRQRKQYGEDACKYWTLKREARRGAALLKRLQLSLETFSSMEMTRRDYMAMGVGGGKRLQRRIEFGERLSHDLDRLRILCDEVKKREREKLKDAETLRHVVDTVYFPIFPLLWPIFDKAVTLDGKGIFRQGLLSIRRKLEDRSYTSISIFSAELASVFTSEIGVQPAGDTAELQMQISGRAPELSLEQREKRKLAKRIIKAIQPALEDAIKKESELNRKPFEQELKELDQIFEDSVRSRRNSLADLTELAGTVGTEAVGELEGPNGAVQEIEGGDEPAKEEPQEEPQASALPDTDGDHAMADADAAQPPESTASQAQDTSATNAAKEPEPGMGTTNIPQNDEVRAPVNGDVKQHANASSQFTKKAPEPQEGPPTPPLSSQEDQQHPLAQGGIQWYMEPFDPLGTTIYEERWTGRDVMRGMSEELSELDEDELMDLVDDGLEGKTQKSSGAAEDADGSGEEPVKVHQTRRRLRTSKN comes from the exons ATGGCACCTCTGCTTTCAGTGAAACGACACCCCGGCCCCGGACGACCGCCCAGGAACCCCCCTAAGCAGGAACCCAGCGAAGGGCCTCCGCTCAAGAAACGAAAGTATGTTCCAGGAGGTCCTGGGGGGGGAGGAAGGTTCATCGAATACGAAGTGAAGGAGGTACAATCTGCCAAAGCTGCGAAGCCCACGAAACCCGCGAAACCCGCGAAACCAACACCAGTGAGACGCACCTCTTCAGTCTCGCGCAGTCGAACTGCACGAGAAACACCGCGTGAATCCGAACTGCAACCTGTCCAGCACCTTCCGCCGCCTTCTTCCGCCCCTGTACCGACAACACCTCCTTCTGCGCGATTAAGACGGGATAAAACTCAAAATCGCGGTCGTTTTGGCTCGTCGACATCGGCTGCGCTTGCGTTACAACAGGGAGATGGCTACAAACCGCGTGAGGAGCGCGGTTGGGAAGAGTTCCATCCGGAGTTGGATATTGACGCGAGAATTGCAGTTTTCAGTGCGGATGAAGTAGATGGCCCACGTCCTTCAGCCGCGACTCCGCATGCCCCTACCGCGAATGGCGAACAGATTCCCATCCCCGATCATCTCCGTGCGAACGCCGATATTCCCTCTCCTACACCACCCAAGAGACGCCCTGGACGTCCCCCGCGCCGCCCTGATGCTATGCTTCATGGCCTGGGTAACCCGAATGAGCCTAAAGTAGTGCCGCCTCCAGGTCCCAATCCCCGCGAGAGGTTGACTCTACCGAAGCCGTCCTTTCGGATACGGGATCCGTTTGTTTTTTACGATCTACCGGGCGTCGGTCAAGCCAATTATGTCGACCGTACAATGGCTAATGTGGGATACCAAGAGAGCGATATCTTCTTACGACACGATCGCCAGTTGATTCGAATGAGCGAGGCGGCGCAGGAGGATGATCTGGATGTGATAAACCCGACTGGAGTTGAGGGTGAAGTCAATGCAGCGGTTGGCAGAGTGGAGTACGATATGGATGAACAAGACGAAAAATGGCTGGAAGAGTACAACGCGAAACGGAGGCTGGACCAACTGGAACCTATCAAACCGGCAGTTTTCGAAATTACCATGACAAAAATCGAAAAGGAATGGCATGCGCTTGAGAAACGGATACCGAAGCCTAATCCCAAGCCACCCCAGACGCATCGCCCTCGTTCTAGCTCAGCAGCCGCTGTTAATGGAGAAACTACCGGGTCGGGAGAAGAACAGGACAGCAAATGCGCTATTTGTGATGATGGCGATTGTGAGAATTCTAATGCCATTGTGTTCTGTGACGGATGCGATTTGGCTGTGCACCAGGAGTGTTATGGTGTGCCTTTCATCCCAGAAGGCCAATGGTTATGCCGCAAGTGTCAACTGGTTGGAAGAGGATCAGTCAACTGCATTTTCTGTCCCAACACCGAGGGTGCTTTCAAACAAACCACGACGTCGAAATGGTCTCATCTTCTTTGCGCCATCTGGATTCCAGAGGTGTCCATCGGCAACCCGTCCTTGATGGAGCCTATTACAGACATTGAAAAGGTCCCCAGAAGTCGTTGGAAGCTCCATTGCTACATTTGTCGGCAGAGAATGGGTGCGTCTATCCAATGCAGCAACAAACACTGTTTTGTTGCGTTCCATGTTACATGTGCACGCAGGGCTCAGCTCTACCTGAAGATGAAGGCTGGCAATGGAACTCCGGGACTTATGGATTCTCATCTCCTCAAAGCCTTTTGTGACAAGCATGTTCCTCCTGAATGGCGAAGAGAACATGGCACCGACGTTGCCACCGCGGAGGCCATGGAGTACTATCGGGAAACTATGCAAGGTCGACGATGGGGTGATAGCCAGGCCGCTGCTCTTTCGTTGGAACCGACACATCCCACTAACTGCGATCACATGCATGACGACGGACAGAGAAGCGGGCCGCGACTAACTCTTACTGTTGGTGGCAACAAACGCAAGCGTCCCACCGTTCCAAGGACTGTCTGGAAACTACCATCTGGAGCTCCGGTCATACCGCAGGTTGTCCTCAACTCCGTTGTGGCCTCCCTTCAGCGATTTGGTGTTCGGCAAAGAAAACAATACGGCGAGGATGCGTGCAAATACTGGACACTCAAGCGGGAAGCAAGAAGAGGCGCAGCGCTTCTGAAGCGTCTGCAGTTATCGCTGGAAACCTTCTCTTCGATGGAAATGACGCGCAGGGACTATATGGCTATGGGGGTTGGTGGTGGCAAGCGGTTACAGCGGCGCATCGAGTTCGGTGAGCGGCTTTCGCACGATCTAGACCGGTTGCGCATTCTATGCGACGAGGTGAAGAAGCGGGAACGAGAGAAGTTGAAGGATGCAGAGACCCTTCGTCACGTAGTGGATACTGTTTACTTTCCTATTTTCCCGTTGCTTTGGCCTATCTTTGACAAGGCTGTGAC TCTTGATGGCAAGGGAATTTTCCGACAGGGACTATTATCCATCCGCAGAAAGTTGGAAGACCGCTCGTATACCTCCATTTCCATCTTTTCAGCCGAACTTGCCAGCGTCTTTACCTCAGAGATCGGCGTCCAGCCTGCCGGAGACACCGCTGAGCTTCAGATGCAAATTAGTGGCCGGGCGCCTGAGCTTAGCTTAGAGCAGCGTGAGAAGAGAAAGTTGGCTAAGCGAATTATTAAAGCGATCCAGCCTGCCTTGGAGGATGCGATTAAGAAGGAGAGCGAGTTGAATCGCAAACCGTTTGAGCAGGAACTGAAGGAGTTGGATCAGATTTTTGAGGATAGTGTCCGGTCACGGAGGAATTCTCTTGCTGATTTGACGGAATTGGCTGGCACCGTTGGCACGGAAGCTGTTGGTGAACTCGAGGGTCCTAATGGCGCGGTGCAGGAGATTGAGGGCGGCGATGAGCCTGCGAAGGAAGAACCTCAGGAAGAACCGCAGGCCTCTGCATTACCTGATACCGATGGTGACCATGCTATGGCCGATGCAGATGCAGCACAGCCACCTGAATCCACCGCATCTCAAGCCCAGGATACATCTGCGACAAATGCAGCTAAGGAGCCTGAACCTGGGATGGGAACCACGAACATTCCACAGAATGATGAGGTCCGAGCACCTGTCAATGGAGACGTCAAACAGCATGCCAATGCCAGTTCACAGTTCACAAAGAAAGCGCCTGAACCACAGGAAGGGCCTCCTACGCCTCCACTAAGCTCGCAAGAAGACCAACAACATCCCTTGGCGCAAGGTGGAATCCAATGGTACATGGAACCTTTCGATCCACTGGGTACTACGATCTACGAAGAGCGCTGGACAGGCCGAGACGTCATGCGTGGAATGAGCGAGGAGCTCAGTGAACTGGACGAGGATGAATTGATGGATTTGGTGGACGATGGTCTCGAGGGAAAGACGCAGAAGAGCTCTGGTGCAGCCGAGGATGCAGATGGGTCTGGTGAAGAACCTGTCAAGGTCCATCAAACCCGGAGGCGGTTACGGACATCTAAGAATTAG
- a CDS encoding uncharacterized protein (COG:S;~EggNog:ENOG410PU5Y): MGDDRWRGGRPYDNRQSGHRQSGSRNMGGPRGNSWSDSRDQSPAGPANEQHVSVRGFNATEAKSALKRGAHEPKPAAYKPTGKDVNNRTSGPWGAKPNNMASGKDFFLELRKQVTSLRGGNVPGG, from the exons ATGGGTGATGACCG ATGGCGCGGAGGCCGACCATATGACAATCGCCAGTCGGGCCATAGACAGTCGGGTTCCAGGAACATGGGAGGACCGCGTGGGAATTCCTGGAGTGACTCGCGCGACCAGAGCCCTGCCGGACCAGCTAACGAGCAACATGTTTCCGTCCGTGGATTCAATGCGACGGAGGCAAAGTCAGCTCTCAAGCGAG GTGCACATG AACCGAAACCTGCCGCCTACAAACCAACCGGGAAGGACGTAAACAACCGTACTAGCGGACCTTGGGGCGCCAAAC CCAACAACATGGCGAGCGGAAAGGACTTCTTCCTCGAGCTTCGAAAGCAGGTCACTTCCTTGCGGGGTGGAAATGTTCCTGGTGGTTGA
- a CDS encoding RNA recognition motif domain-containing protein (COG:S;~EggNog:ENOG410PNZQ;~InterPro:IPR000504,IPR012677,IPR035979;~PFAM:PF00076;~go_function: GO:0003676 - nucleic acid binding [Evidence IEA]), with translation MASEYEQENGRYDDEPRFDRHRSASPRDEIRDDRARSRSPNGRIDDRGYERGPVDPRKMLDDDEEGAQNTGSNLFVTGIHPRLSESDLSRLFEKYGDVENCSIMVDPHSKESRGFGFVKMVTGEQADAAKEGLQGEVIEGRTLSIEKARRSRPRTPTPGKYFGPPKRGARGRGGPRGDRYDDRRGPWGASWRRDDYRYGRYDSYSDRSRDYGGRDYRDYRRDYRDDYGYRGIDRYASGGGREDRYSREDRRGDDRRGGGGGYYDRDANPPSYSQGGAPPRDAYASRSYADDRYASR, from the exons ATGGCCTCGGAATACGAGCAGGAGAACGGTCGCTACGATG ACGAGCCTCGTTTCGACCGTCACCGCAGCGCATCTCCTCGCGATGAGATCAGAGATGACCGTGCCCGGAGCCGCTCCCCCAACGGCCGCATTGATGACCG TGGATACGAGAGAGGCCCTGTCGACCCCCGTAAGATGCtcgacgatgacgaagagggTGCCCAGAATACCGGTTCCAACCTTTTTGTCACTGGCATTCACCCTCGTTTGTCCGAGTCGGATTTGTCGCGCCTGTTCGAGAAGTACGGTGACGTCGAGAACTGCTCCATCATGGTTGACCCTCACTCCAAGGAGTCGCGTGGCTTTGGCTTCGTGAAGATGGTCACCGGTGAGCAGGCGGATGCTGCCAAGGAAGGTCTGCAGGGTGAAGTCATCGAAGGCCGCACTCTGAGCATCGAGAAGGCTCGTCGCAGCCGTCCTCGCACACCTACTCCTGGCAAATACTTTGGTCCTCCTAAACGAG GTGCCCGTGGTCGTGGTGGCCCCCGTGGCGATCGCTATGATGACCGCCGTGGTCCTTGGGGCGCTAGCTGGCGCCGTGATGACTACCGCTACGGTCGCTATGACTCGTACAGTGACCGTAGCCGCGACTATGGTGGCCGTGACTACCGTGACTACCGCCGTGATTACCGCGATGACTATGGTTACCGTGGCATCGACCGCTACGCTTCTGGCGGCGGCCGCGAGGACCGGTACAGCCGCGAAGACCGCCGTGGTGATGACCGTcgtggcggcggcggcggttaCTACGACCGTGATGCTAACCCTCCCAGCTACAGCCAGGGTGGTGCCCCTCCGCGTGACGCATATGCTAGCCGCTCCTATGCCGATGACCGGTACGCTAGCAGGTAA